The proteins below are encoded in one region of Solanum stenotomum isolate F172 unplaced genomic scaffold, ASM1918654v1 scaffold32768, whole genome shotgun sequence:
- the LOC125852164 gene encoding cell wall / vacuolar inhibitor of fructosidase 1-like codes for MNSMKALSVIFIFFLSLVTFSSGDLIEDVCGTSSDFKVCIDALRADPKRCSTDKKGLVRILLQQCSTKANSIYNEVASLLEQAKEHVLIQCLQICKENYDNAIDDATSAIKYFDANDFLAARTSTVAIASAPDTCEETFNEPPVRISPIKSKDDDFMNFIGLTMRDLIEDVCRTSSDFKVCIDALRADPKSSSADKKGLVHILLQQCLAKAKSIYNEIVSLLEQAKEHVLIQCLQVCKENYDSSIDDAETAIKDFDANDFPGAMSAVSDVVSAPDTCEETFNESVKISPIKSKDDDFMNFINLTASLINQFGN; via the exons ATGAATTCCATGAAAGCATTATCAgtgattttcatattttttctttctctggTAACTTTTTCGTCGGGAGATTTGATAGAAGATGTTTGTGGAACATCTAGTGACTTCAAAGTTTGTATTGACGCTCTTAGAGCGGACCCTAAGAGATGTTCTACTGATAAAAAAGGTTTGGTACGTATTCTACTTCAACAGTGTTCAACAAAGGCAAATAGTATTTACAATGAAGTTGCAAGTCTACTAGAGCAAGCAAAAGAACATGTTCTCATACAATGCCTTCAAATTTGTAAGGAAAATTATGATAATGCGATAGATGATGCTACATcagcaattaaatattttgatgcaAATGACTTTTTGGCGGCGAGGACTTCTACTGTTGCTATTGCGAGTGCTCCAGATACTTGTGAAGAAACATTTAATGAACCACCTGTCAGGATATCCCCAATAAAATCAAAAGATGatgattttatgaattttattggTTTAACCATGA GAGATTTGATAGAAGATGTTTGTCGAACGTCTAGTGACTTCAAAGTTTGCATCGATGCTCTTAGAGCGGACCCTAAGAGCTCTTCTGCTGATAAAAAAGGTTTGGTACATATTTTACTTCAACAATGTTTAGCAAAGGCAAAAAGTATTTACAATGAAATTGTAAGTCTATTAGAGCAAGCAAAAGAACATGTTCTCATACAATGCCTTCAAGTTTGTAAGGAAAATTATGATAGTTCGATAGATGACGCTGAAACAGCAATTAAAGATTTTGATGCAAATGACTTTCCTGGGGCTATGAGTGCCGTTTCTGATGTTGTTAGTGCTCCTGACACTTGTGAAGAAACATTTAATGAATCTGTCAAGATATCTCCAATAAAATCAAAAGATGatgattttatgaattttataaatttaaccGCGAGTTTGATAAACCAATTCGGAAATTAA
- the LOC125852167 gene encoding pectinesterase-like, translating into MAITDSFYGNIMTLFVATTIVVCVQSQLITETPYNVVVSKDGTGNFNTIAGAIMAAPDHSVKPFFIQIKKGTYEEYIRVDKKKTNIFLIGEGMDTTIITGNRSFVDGNKTYDTATVGVAGNGFTAQDLTFRNNAGPIKHQAVALRVDADLVSFYKCRFEGYQDTLYVKMQRQFFRDCEIYGTIDFICGDATTVFQNCLIEARIPMAKQYNTITAQHREVEDVESGIVLQNCTIKATHDLEKLNNVTTYLGRPWGIFSRTVIMESYIDTLINPRGWVEWIESTNKSVVSRRPYYLEYKNRGPGAVTKGRVTWASVTTDPNIASNFTVRQFIKGGEWIPANIPRYLDLS; encoded by the exons ATGGCCATCACAGATAGTTTTTACG GAAATATAATGACGTTGTTTGTCGCTACAACTATAGTTGTATGTGTTCAAAGCCAATTGATAACGGAAACACCTTATAATGTGGTTGTATCTAAAGATGGGACCGGGAATTTTAACACAATTGCTGGAGCAATAATGGCGGCCCCTGATCACAGTGTCAAGCCATTCTTCATACAAATTAAGAAAGGCACGTATGAGGAATATATTAGAGTTGATAAAAAGAAGACTAATATATTCCTGATTGGAGAAGGGATGGATACTACGATTATAACGGGTAATAGAAGTTTTGTCGACGGCAACAAAACCTATGATACCGCAACCGTTG GGGTCGCTGGCAATGGTTTCACAGCCCAAGACTTAACTTTTAGGAATAATGCAGGACCCATAAAGCATCAGGCAGTGGCATTACGAGTTGACGCAGATTTGGTGTCCTTTTATAAATGTCGATTCGAAGGGTATCAAGACACCTTGTATGTGAAAATGCAACGTCAGTTCTTCCGAGACTGTGAAATCTATGGCACTATAGATTTCATATGTGGTGACGCAACAACCGTGTTCCAAAACTGCTTGATTGAAGCCCGCATTCCAATGGCGAAGCAATATAACACAATCACAGCGCAACACAGAGAGGTTGAGGACGTTGAAAGTGGGATTGTGCTTCAAAATTGCACTATTAAGGCTACCCACGATTTGGAGAAATTGAACAACGTCACGACATATTTAGGTCGGCCATGGGGTATATTTTCTAGGACTGTGATAATGGAAAGCTATATTGATACATTGATAAATCCTAGAGGATGGGTTGAATGGATCGAATCAACAAATAAATCCGTTGTTAGCCGCCGGCCATATTATTTGGAGTACAAGAATAGAGGACCGGGTGCTGTTACAAAGGGACGTGTAACATGGGCATCCGTCACTACAGATCCGAATATTGCATCAAACTTTACGGTTAGACAATTTATAAAAGGTGGCGAGTGGATTCCCGCAAACATTCCACGTTACTTAGATTTATCATGA
- the LOC125852165 gene encoding pectinesterase-like codes for MAIIDNFYGNIMTLFVAVIIVVCVQSQLITEIPYNAVVSKDGTGNFNTIAGAILASPDHNVKPFFIKIKKGTYQEYIRVDKKKTNIFLIGEGMDTTIITGNRSFVDGNKTYDTATVKVLGNGFTAQDLTFRNNAGPIKHQAVALIVEADSVSFYKCRFDGYQDTLYAKKQRQFYRDCEIYGTIDFICGDATAVFQNCLIEARTPMARQYNTITAQKREREDSPTGIVLQNCTIKATPDLEKSDVTTYLGRPWGIFSRTVIMESYIDNLIDPRGWVEWIESTNKSSVSRRPYYLEYKNTGTGAVTKGRVTWASITTDPNIALNFTVRNFISGDQWIPVNIPHYLDLS; via the exons GGAATATAATGACGTTGTTTGTCGCCGTAATTATAGTTGTATGCGTTCAAAGCCAACTGATAACAGAAATACCTTATAACGCAGTTGTTTCAAAAGATGGAACCGGAAATTTCAACACAATTGCTGGAGCAATATTGGCTTCCCCCGATCACAATGTCAAGCCATTCttcataaaaattaagaaaggcACGTATCAGGAATATATTAGAGTTGATAAAAAGAAGACTAATATATTCCTGATCGGAGAAGGAATGGACACTACGATAATCACGGGTAATAGAAGTTTTGTCGACGGCAACAAAACCTATGATACTGCAACCGTTA AGGTTCTTGGCAATGGCTTTACAGCCCAAGACTTAACTTTTAGAAATAATGCTGGACCCATAAAACATCAGGCAGTGGCATTAATAGTTGAAGCAGATTCGGTGTCCTTTTATAAATGTCGATTCGACGGGTATCAAGACACTTTGTATGCGAAAAAACAACGTCAATTCTATCGAGATTGTGAAATATATGGTACGATAGATTTCATATGTGGTGACGCGACAGCCGTGTTCCAAAACTGCTTGATTGAAGCACGCACTCCTATGGCAAGACAATATAACACAATCACAGCACAAAAGAGAGAGCGTGAGGACTCTCCAACAGGAATAGTGCTTCAAAATTGCACGATAAAGGCTACCCCCGATTTGGAGAAATCTGACGTCACGACATATTTAGGTCGGCCATGGGGTATATTTTCTAGGACTGTGATAATGGAAAGTTATATAGATAATTTGATAGATCCTAGAGGATGGGTTGAGTGGATAGAATCAACAAATAAATCCAGTGTTAGTCGTCGGCCATATTATCTGGAGTACAAGAATACAGGAACAGGTGCTGTCACGAAGGGACGTGTGACATGGGCATCCATCACTACGGATCCTAATATTGCATTAAATTTCACAGTTAGGAACTTTATAAGTGGTGACCAGTGGATTCCCGTCAATATCCCTCATTACCTAGATTTATCTTGA
- the LOC125852163 gene encoding cell wall / vacuolar inhibitor of fructosidase 2-like, with amino-acid sequence MNSLKALTVIFMLFFSFVTFSSGDLIEDVCRTSSDFKVCINALRADPKSSSADKKGLVRILLQQCLTKAKNIYNEVANLLEQAKEHVLIQCLQICKENYDSAIDVATTAIKDFDANDFFGAKITVSAVVSCADTCEESFTEPPIRTSPTKSKSEDLMNFVGLTLSLVKQFSN; translated from the coding sequence ATGAATTCCTTAAAAGCATTAACAGTGATTTTcatgctttttttttcttttgtaacaTTTTCATCGGGAGATTTGATAGAAGATGTTTGTCGAACGTCTAGTGATTTTAAAGTTTGTATCAATGCTCTTAGAGCGGATCCTAAGAGCTCTTCTGCTGATAAAAAAGGTTTAGTACGTATTCTACTTCAACAATGTTTAACAAAggcaaaaaatatttacaatgaAGTTGCAAATCTACTAGAGCAAGCAAAAGAACATGTTCTCATACAATGCCTTCAAATTTGTAAGGAAAATTATGATAGTGCAATAGATGTTGCTACAACAGCAATTAAAGATTTCGATGCAAATGACTTTTTTGGGGCAAAGATTACTGTTTCTGCTGTTGTAAGTTGTGCAGATACTTGTGAAGAATCATTTACTGAACCACCTATTAGGACATCcccaacaaaatcaaaaagtgaagatttgatgaattttgttgGTTTAACCTTGAGTTTGGTAAAGCAATTCAGCAATTAA